The DNA region GCTCCGCCAGGTGCTGCGGCATGTTGGAGAGCGACCCGCTCTGCCCGCGCAGCGCCTGCGTCTCCATCGTGGAGATATCGCCGAACAGCTCCTTGCGCTTGGCCAGCAGGATCTGCCGGAAGTGCTCCAGCTCCTTCTTGTTGAACGGCGACTTGGCCTGCGGACGCGGGGCGTCGTCATTAGTCACGCCGCCGTGCTGCCCCAGCGGTCGCAGGTGCGCCGCCTTCGGTCCCGACGGAATCAGCGGCTTGCGCGACGGCCCTTTGGGGTCCAGCAGCCGGCTCATCCCCGCCGGGATCGCCGACACCGAGCTGCTCGGCGCCTTGGCCTTCTTCACCGGCTTCTGCGAGACGATCGTGATGCCCTTGCGCGCCGGCTTGTCGCCGCCCGCATCGCCCGCCTTCAGCGTCTCAGACTCCGGCGCCGCCTTCGCAGCAACCTTCTTCTTGGCCTCAACCTTGGCCTCAATCTTCGCCGCCGCCGCGGCCTCCGCCTTCGGCTTGGCCCCGCCCTTGGCCTTCGGCTCCGGCTTTGTCTCGGGCGCCTTCTTCGAAACCTTCTTCTCCGGTTTCTCGGCCTTCGCCTTCACCTTCGCGGCCTTGGGCTTGTCAGCGCGCTTCGCTTTCGGAGCTTTCTTCGCCACTGATACCTCGCGTCCGGCGTTGGAGGAGGCCCCCGCACGCCCGCTGGGCGCACAGTGACCACCCGATAATGGGCCGAAACGTAGGCCTGTTCAGGCGGTCAGTCAATCATTCCGCCCGAACAAACCCCGGTCCGATCCCCTATTCACCACGCGATTCATTCAGATTCAGCGCCCGCCAGCGCTACCCGCCGGCTCCTGCTCCCCCTGCGCTTCCAGGAACGAGCCCATCCGCCGGTACCGCTGGTACCGCTCCTCCAGCAGCGTCTCGATGTCCAGCCCCCGCAGGTGCTGCAGGTTCGACACGATCCACGCCTGCAGCGCCGCGGCCGTCGCCTTGGGATCCCGGTGCGCCCCGCCCGCCGGCTCCTCGATCACGCTGTCCACGATTCCCAGCGAAAGGTTGTCCGCCGCCGTCAGCTTCAGCGCCCGTGCCGCCGCCTGGTTCGTCTGCTCGTTGGCTTCTTTCCACAGGATGGCGGCGCACCCTTCGGGGCTGATCACCGTATACCACGAGTTCCGCAGCATCCCCACGCGGTCCGCCACCGCGATCCCCAAGGCGCCGCCCGACCCGCCCTCCCCGATGATCACGCTCACGATCGGCACCCGCAGCCGGCTCATCTCCAGCATGTTCACCGCGATCGCCTCGGCCTGACCGCGCTGCTCCGCCCCCAGCCCCGGGTACGCGCCCGGCGTGTCCACCAGCGTCACGATCGGCACGCCGTACTTCTCCGCCAGCTTCATCTTCGCCAGCGCCTTGCGGTACCCCTCCGGGTGCGCACACCCGAAGTGGCACGCGATCTTTTCGCTCGTCTGCTTGCCCTTCTGGTGCCCCACCAGCATCACCTTCAACGGCCCGATGCGGGCAAACCCCGTCACGATCGCCGGGTCATCGCCGTACCGCCGGTCGCCGTGCAGTTCCGCGAAGTCGCGGAACATGAGCCCGATGTAGTCCCGCGTCTGCGGCCGCAGCGGATGCCGCGCCACCCGCACCGTGTCCCACGCCGACAGGTTCGCGTAAATCTTGTTCAGCAGCTCGGTGTGCCGCGAGCGCAGCCCCGCGATCTCGCCCTGCAGCTGCCGTACCGCCGCGCTCTCCTCCCCGCCCCCCGCGGCCTCAACCTTCAGCCGGTTCTCCGCCGCCTCGATCTGCTGATCCAGCTCCACCAGCGGCTTCTCGAACTCAAGTTGGTAGAACGTCGCCATTGACTTAGTTCCGAAGCCCCTCCCGGAGGGAGGGGTTGGGGGTGGGTTCGTTTGACTCGATGCCGCTGCGAACAGCTGTGTGCCCCTCGGCACACCCACAAGTTTACGTCCCCACCCGCGCCCACGCCGGTACGCTCCCCCCATGAACCGATTCCCCGGCCCCCTCTGCTTCATCGGCGGCGGCAACATGGCGCGTGCCATCTTCGACGGGGCCCGCGCCGCGGGCGTCATCGACCCTGCGCAGGTCCTCGTCGCCGAGCCCGACGAGCACCGCCGCGCCCACTTCAATGCCGCTGGAGTCACCGCCTTTGCAGACACGCCGTCGGCTCTCTCCGCACTCCGCACCCGCGAGGGCGCCCACCCCGGCGCCATTCTCCTCGCCGTCAAGCCCCAGGTCCTCGCCTCCGTCGCTCCCGACCTCCGTGCCTTCACCGGCGCCGACTCCACACCCCGCACCCTCATCTCCATCCTTGCCGGCACCACCACCGCCAAGCTCCAGGCCGCCATCTCCAATTCCATCCACATCATCCGCGCCATGCCCAACACCCCGGCGCAGGTGCTCCAAGGCGCTACCGCCCTCTGCCTCGGCCCAGGCGTCACCTGGGACCACGCTGCGTCCGCCGAGTTGCTCTTCCGCGCCGTCGGACCGGTCGTCGTCCGCATCGACGAACGACTCATGGACGCCTTCACCGCACTCGCCAGTTCCGGCCCCGCCTACCTCTTCTACCTCGCCAACGCGATGATCGACGCCGGCGTTAAACTCGGCTTTGACCCCGCAACCTCCGACCGCCTCGTCCGCCAGACCATCACTGGAGCCGCGGCCCTGCTCGCCCAATCAACCTCGCCCCCCGCGGACCTGATCGCCGCCGTCAAAAGCAAGGGTGGCACCACCGAGGCCGCGCTCAACGTCCTCGCCCGCGAGAACGTGCACAATGCGTTCATCGCTGCCCTCACCGCAGCCCGCGATCGAGGTCGTGAGCTGTCCCAATAACCAGGCCTCGATGCCTGGATGCCTCATGCCTTGATGCCTTCCTCTTCAACCCGAATCCAGCTCCCGCGAGAACGCGGTCAGAAGTCCCGCCGCGCGAACCTCCACGACGCAATCCCCAGCACCACCGCCTCGAACGCGAACGACGTCCCCAGCACCCACCACAACGAGCGGCTCTGCAGCTCACGCCGGGCCTCCGCGGCGGACTCGGCGTGTGTAAGCGAATCGTCATCCGCGTTGCCGCGATTCCGCCGTCGCTGCAACTCGCGGTCCCGCTTCTGCCCCATGATCGCCGTGTTGAACCGCGACATCTCCTGCGGCGTCAGGATGGTCCGCTCCAGAAGCTCGATCGTCTCGGTCGTTTTGGGCAAGGGCGTTTTGAGGTGCACAAGGACGCCATGCCAGAAGCGCAGCTGCTCGGCGTCATCCCGCACCTCTTCCAGGTCGCGCCGTCCCCGGGCCAGGAAAGGGTTGGCCGCGAGAAGCTCCTCATCGGAATGCTCCCGCGACGGCGGCGGGCTGACCGGTTCGCGTTGCTCCTCTTGGGCCAGCTTCTCCTCCGCCCGCCGATCGGCCTCCTCCCGCGCGGCCTTCTCCATCCGCGGCACACGCCGCTCGAGCGACTCCAGGCGCGAGTTGTAGAACTCCCGCCCCACCAACATCCCCATGTCCCCCGCATTGAGCGTGAACAGGAGCAGCCACACCAGGAACGTCAGCAGCAGCGACGCGATCGTCGACCGCGTGAGCACGCCGAACAGCGCGCACACGCAGTACAGAAAGCTGTAGAACGCCAGCACGATCGGCACCGCCAGCAGCAGCCCCGGCTCCCACTTGCCCCCGCGGATTCCGAGCATGACCACGCACAGAGCCGTGAACACCAGGACCTGAACGCCCACGAACAGCAGGGCCGCGAAGTACTTGGTCAGGAACAGCCGCACCCGCCCGATCGGCTTGCTGATCACCATCTCCACCGCCCCACCCGCGAGGAAGTCGGGGAAAATCGGGGCCGTGGAGATGAGCGCCAGCACCGTCGCGATCCACGCGAGCCACAGATTCACCCCGAAGTTGACGAAGACCCACTTGTAATAGGCCGCGGGCGTCCAGAAGCTGGTGTTGAAGAGCGGGTTGGGGATTGTCCACGCCAGCAGCGTGATGCCGCGGTCATTGATCCCCACCGCTACGAACAGCAGGACGCACAACGCCGAGATGGCCAGTGAGATCCAGAACAGCTTCTTGCTGTTCAACTCACGGTACGTGTCCACGAAGATCGCCCACGTCTGCATCATCATGGCCGCGCCTCCCCTTCTCGCGACGCCCCCGGCGGCAGCGCCTCACCGGTCGTCGGATCGGTCACCGCCTCCATGAACAGGTCCTCCAGCGATGGCTTCGCCAGCCGCACCTGACGGATCACCAGCCCCCGCGCCCGCGCGGCATCGATCACCGGCTGCACCACCTCGGCGCTCATCGTCTCGATCCGCAGGTCGCTCCCGTGCAGCGTGCACGCGACCGGGTGCTGCTGCCCCCGCGTCCACGGCAGGATCGCCCGTCGACTCTCGTCATTCCCGTTGACGACCTCGCCGCCCTCGCCCTTCGCCCCCAGCAGCAGCACCTCGCCAAACGCCGCCCGCGCCGCCCGCGGCTCCAGCTCCAGCGACACCTCGTAGTACGTCCGCGGCTCCGTCAGCTCGCGGATCGTCCCCTGCGTCGCCACCTTCCCCTGCACCATGATCCCCACGCGGTCGCACACCATCTCCAGCTCGCTCAGGAGGTGGCTGTTGAGGAAAACCGTCCGCCCCTGCTCCCGCAGCCGCATCACCACATTACGGATGTCCCGCCGCCCCACCGGATCAACGCCGTCGGTGGGTTCGTCGAGCACCACCAGGTCCGGGTTGTTGATCAGCGCCTGCGCGATCCCCACGCGCTGCCGCATCCCTTTGCTATACCCCTTCACCTTCTTGTCCGCCCACGCGGTCATCCCCACCAGGTCCAGCAGCTCGCCGCTCCGCCGCCGCCGCTCCGCCCGCGGCGTCTGCGCCAGCGCCCCATAGAAGTCCACCACCTGCGCCCCCGTGAGGTAATCCGGGAACCGGTGGTGCTCCGGCAGGTACCCCACCCGCGCCAGCGTCGGCTTGTGCCCCACCGGCCGCCCCAGCACGGTGCCGTCCGCACGCGACGGCCTGATCACCGTCAGCAGGATCTTCACCAGCGTGCTCTTGCCCGCCCCGTTGGGACCCAGCAGCCCGAACACCTCGCCCCGCCGCACGCGCATCTCGACGCCCCGCAGCGCATGCACGCGCCCCTTGTACGTCTTGCTCACGTGCGACAGGTCGACTGCAAAGTCCTCACCCGTCTTCGTCGCCAGCACATCAGGTGCAAACACAGTGGCAGTCATTCAGTGTCCTGTTTCTGCCGTCGCTAGAGAGTTCCGCGTCCCTGTCATTCCGCTTTCCGCTTTCCGCCTTCCGCTTTCCTACACCCGCCGCCGCGCAACAACATGGAAGATGTGCCAATCCTTCACCTCCCCCGTCACCCCCGCCTCGCGGTTCTCGATCTCCTTGAGGTCCTCAAGGTTGAACTCCCGCAGCATCGCATTCACCTGATCGCGCGTGTGGTGCGTCCGGTCCGGCAGCGATGCCCACCCATCCCGCTCGCCGAAGAACTGCCCCGCAAACCGCCCGCCCACCGGGATCGCCCCGACGATCTCCCGCCACAGCGCCTCAAACGCCCCGGGATCACAGAACGGCAATGCATAGCTCGCGTTCACCAGCTCCACGCGCGGCAGCTTGAGCCCCTCAAATCCCGCCACCCGCGTCTCCAGCCGCGACCGCTGCTCCGCCGCCACCACCTTCTTCTTCAGCAACTCAACCGCCAGCGGCGAGCTGTCGATCGCCAGCACCCGCCACCCGCGCCCTAAAAGCTCCAGCGTGTCCCGCCCGCTCCCACACCCAAGGTCCACCGCGAGCCGCTCCCGCTTCCCCCCGCCCGCGGCGTCCTCGCGCTCGAACAAATCCAAAGCCTTCAGCAGCGTGTCCCTCGCCGGCTTGCCCTCCACCGCCGCGAAGTACGCCGGCCAGTCCCGCTTGGCCGCGTGCTCGTGGGCCTTGCCCGGCTTCGCGCCCGCGGCCTCTCCAGCAGCAGAACCAGCAGTGGGGGACCCGCGCAGATGTTCGTTCGAGGTCATAGGCTGTGCTGGAATGTATGAGACCACCCAGGACTTTGTTCGTGCCCTCGCACAATCCGGCGAGCTGAAGCGAATCTCCGCCCGCGTCTCGCCCATCCTCGAAATCAGCGAAATCACCGACCGCGTCAGCAAGTCCCCCGCCCCCAGCCTCCCATCTCCCGCCGCCCGCCGCACCGACCCCCGCCACCACGCCAACGGCGGCCACGCCCTCCTCTTCGACAACGT from Phycisphaerales bacterium includes:
- a CDS encoding TraR/DksA C4-type zinc finger protein, whose amino-acid sequence is MAKKAPKAKRADKPKAAKVKAKAEKPEKKVSKKAPETKPEPKAKGGAKPKAEAAAAAKIEAKVEAKKKVAAKAAPESETLKAGDAGGDKPARKGITIVSQKPVKKAKAPSSSVSAIPAGMSRLLDPKGPSRKPLIPSGPKAAHLRPLGQHGGVTNDDAPRPQAKSPFNKKELEHFRQILLAKRKELFGDISTMETQALRGQSGSLSNMPQHLAEQGSEAYDQSLSLDLAAADRKLIREIDDALARIADGTYGICELTGKPIKQERLEELPWARYSIEAARELERQSMRQ
- a CDS encoding class I SAM-dependent methyltransferase; this translates as MTSNEHLRGSPTAGSAAGEAAGAKPGKAHEHAAKRDWPAYFAAVEGKPARDTLLKALDLFEREDAAGGGKRERLAVDLGCGSGRDTLELLGRGWRVLAIDSSPLAVELLKKKVVAAEQRSRLETRVAGFEGLKLPRVELVNASYALPFCDPGAFEALWREIVGAIPVGGRFAGQFFGERDGWASLPDRTHHTRDQVNAMLREFNLEDLKEIENREAGVTGEVKDWHIFHVVARRRV
- the proC gene encoding pyrroline-5-carboxylate reductase, coding for MNRFPGPLCFIGGGNMARAIFDGARAAGVIDPAQVLVAEPDEHRRAHFNAAGVTAFADTPSALSALRTREGAHPGAILLAVKPQVLASVAPDLRAFTGADSTPRTLISILAGTTTAKLQAAISNSIHIIRAMPNTPAQVLQGATALCLGPGVTWDHAASAELLFRAVGPVVVRIDERLMDAFTALASSGPAYLFYLANAMIDAGVKLGFDPATSDRLVRQTITGAAALLAQSTSPPADLIAAVKSKGGTTEAALNVLARENVHNAFIAALTAARDRGRELSQ
- a CDS encoding acetyl-CoA carboxylase carboxyltransferase subunit alpha, whose amino-acid sequence is MATFYQLEFEKPLVELDQQIEAAENRLKVEAAGGGEESAAVRQLQGEIAGLRSRHTELLNKIYANLSAWDTVRVARHPLRPQTRDYIGLMFRDFAELHGDRRYGDDPAIVTGFARIGPLKVMLVGHQKGKQTSEKIACHFGCAHPEGYRKALAKMKLAEKYGVPIVTLVDTPGAYPGLGAEQRGQAEAIAVNMLEMSRLRVPIVSVIIGEGGSGGALGIAVADRVGMLRNSWYTVISPEGCAAILWKEANEQTNQAAARALKLTAADNLSLGIVDSVIEEPAGGAHRDPKATAAALQAWIVSNLQHLRGLDIETLLEERYQRYRRMGSFLEAQGEQEPAGSAGGR
- a CDS encoding ABC transporter ATP-binding protein, producing the protein MTATVFAPDVLATKTGEDFAVDLSHVSKTYKGRVHALRGVEMRVRRGEVFGLLGPNGAGKSTLVKILLTVIRPSRADGTVLGRPVGHKPTLARVGYLPEHHRFPDYLTGAQVVDFYGALAQTPRAERRRRSGELLDLVGMTAWADKKVKGYSKGMRQRVGIAQALINNPDLVVLDEPTDGVDPVGRRDIRNVVMRLREQGRTVFLNSHLLSELEMVCDRVGIMVQGKVATQGTIRELTEPRTYYEVSLELEPRAARAAFGEVLLLGAKGEGGEVVNGNDESRRAILPWTRGQQHPVACTLHGSDLRIETMSAEVVQPVIDAARARGLVIRQVRLAKPSLEDLFMEAVTDPTTGEALPPGASREGEARP